Proteins co-encoded in one Spirochaetota bacterium genomic window:
- a CDS encoding class I SAM-dependent methyltransferase: protein MKLYHELAEYYFTIEKFHRDINDDINLIKELASNIPNPVLLDLGCGTGEHLNELSKCGFTCTGLDNSKNMLTHAKLRFPNAANFIFSDITNFDFFEDFDIIISLFGSFDYMIHDEDVDKVLWNTWRALKNNGFGLFEIWNAIPVREIKEKPLTKVSSVTYKNLTIKRERGFTLIPDSDKTIAEVDYRYTISDGNATRHVKDKHIMRAFFKEEIEEFLHNNGFKIVAIYANSKKEPFIKTSNKLLIHFEKN from the coding sequence ATGAAACTATATCATGAATTAGCCGAATATTATTTTACTATAGAGAAGTTTCATAGGGATATTAATGACGATATAAATCTTATTAAAGAACTTGCCTCAAACATACCAAATCCTGTTTTACTTGATTTAGGCTGTGGAACAGGTGAACACCTGAATGAATTATCTAAATGTGGGTTTACCTGTACCGGTTTAGATAACAGCAAAAATATGCTAACTCATGCTAAACTTCGATTCCCTAATGCTGCTAATTTTATTTTTTCAGATATCACAAACTTTGACTTTTTTGAAGATTTTGATATAATCATTTCTTTATTTGGTTCATTTGATTATATGATACATGATGAAGACGTTGACAAGGTTTTATGGAATACATGGCGAGCTTTAAAAAATAATGGTTTTGGTCTTTTTGAAATATGGAATGCAATACCCGTCAGGGAAATTAAGGAAAAGCCATTAACAAAAGTATCAAGTGTTACTTATAAAAACCTGACAATTAAACGGGAACGTGGCTTTACTCTCATACCTGATAGTGATAAAACAATTGCTGAGGTAGACTATAGATATACAATTTCAGATGGTAATGCAACACGACATGTAAAAGATAAACATATCATGCGTGCCTTTTTTAAAGAAGAGATAGAAGAATTTTTACACAATAATGGGTTTAAAATTGTTGCTATATATGCCAATTCTAAAAAAGAACCATTTATAAAAACATCTAATAAGCTTTTAATTCATTTTGAAAAAAATTAA